A DNA window from Desulfobacterales bacterium contains the following coding sequences:
- a CDS encoding 3-hydroxybutyryl-CoA dehydrogenase, which produces MEIKTFGIIGAGQMGGGIAQVAAMSGLDVIMNDIKTEFVEKGFESISKILSRSVDKGKMSEDDKSAILGRIKTSVSLADMASADYVVEAATENEEIKYQLFKDLDEICNDAVILATNTSSIPIGRIAAQTQRPEKVIGMHFMNPVPIMKLVEVIPGIATSDETLQVTWELAEKFGKTPAKANDFPGFIANRILLPMINEAVYCLYHGVGNREDIDTVMKLGMNHPMGPLALADLIGLDTCLAIMETLYDGFKDSKYRPCPLLRKYVEAGWLGRKTGKGFFEYK; this is translated from the coding sequence ATGGAGATTAAGACATTTGGTATAATCGGTGCCGGTCAGATGGGCGGCGGAATCGCCCAGGTTGCGGCGATGAGTGGTCTGGATGTCATCATGAATGACATCAAAACAGAATTTGTAGAAAAAGGCTTTGAAAGCATTTCCAAAATTTTGAGCCGCAGCGTTGATAAAGGCAAAATGTCAGAAGACGACAAAAGTGCGATTTTAGGCCGCATCAAAACCAGCGTGAGTTTAGCGGATATGGCATCGGCCGACTATGTGGTCGAGGCTGCCACAGAAAATGAAGAAATAAAATATCAGCTCTTTAAGGATCTGGATGAAATCTGCAACGATGCTGTGATATTGGCCACAAATACGTCATCTATTCCGATCGGTCGCATCGCTGCCCAAACCCAGCGGCCCGAGAAAGTGATCGGCATGCATTTTATGAACCCGGTGCCCATTATGAAGCTGGTGGAAGTCATCCCCGGCATTGCCACATCGGATGAAACCCTGCAGGTCACCTGGGAACTGGCTGAAAAATTCGGCAAAACACCGGCGAAAGCAAATGACTTCCCTGGGTTTATCGCCAATCGCATATTGCTGCCGATGATCAATGAAGCGGTTTATTGCCTCTACCACGGCGTCGGTAACCGTGAAGATATTGATACGGTCATGAAACTGGGAATGAACCATCCCATGGGTCCGCTGGCCCTGGCAGATTTAATCGGTCTGGATACCTGTCTGGCCATTATGGAAACCCTTTATGACGGGTTCAAAGATTCAAAATATCGCCCCTGCCCGCTGCTGCGCAAATATGTCGAAGCCGGCTGGTTGGGGAGAAAAACAGGTAAAGGCTTTTTCGAATATAAATAA
- a CDS encoding acyl-CoA dehydrogenase, which translates to MSFKLTEEQLMVQSMVRDLARAVFAPKAMERDKTKEFPGDNLKKLGELGLMGMMVPPEYNGSGADSVSYVLALSEVAYACASTAVVMSVHNSIVCESILRYGSEEQKKNYLTRLATGDIIGAFALTEPNAGSDPARQTTKAEFDGDSYILNGTKRFTTTGKNAGLIIVTAKTDESKRHRGISAFLVEQGTPGLTVGALEDKMGLRASDTTDLIFEDCRIPAENRLGNDGDGFLIAMTGLDGGRIGIAAQSVGVAQAAFDAAVQYAQEREQFGQAISKFQGLRWMIADMATEIEAARLMTFAAAEMKDRGENYTAQASMAKLFASEMVNRTTAKALQMHGGYGFTKEYPVERFYRDARVFTIYEGTSEIQRVVISNHVLKDKRKP; encoded by the coding sequence ATGTCTTTCAAGTTAACCGAAGAACAACTCATGGTTCAGTCGATGGTTCGGGATCTGGCCAGAGCTGTATTTGCGCCCAAGGCCATGGAGCGGGATAAGACCAAAGAATTTCCGGGCGACAACTTAAAAAAACTGGGCGAGCTGGGGTTGATGGGCATGATGGTACCCCCCGAATATAACGGCTCCGGCGCCGATTCGGTGAGTTATGTCCTGGCACTTTCGGAAGTGGCTTACGCCTGTGCATCGACTGCCGTGGTCATGTCAGTCCATAACTCCATTGTCTGTGAAAGCATCCTACGCTATGGCAGCGAAGAGCAAAAAAAGAACTATCTTACCCGACTGGCAACCGGCGACATCATCGGGGCCTTTGCCCTGACCGAACCCAATGCAGGCTCAGATCCGGCCCGGCAAACCACCAAAGCCGAATTTGATGGTGACAGCTACATCCTTAACGGCACCAAGCGATTTACCACCACCGGCAAAAATGCAGGCCTTATTATCGTCACCGCCAAAACCGATGAGAGCAAACGCCATCGTGGAATCAGTGCCTTTTTAGTTGAACAGGGCACGCCGGGATTAACGGTCGGTGCGCTTGAAGACAAAATGGGGCTGCGCGCCTCCGATACCACTGATCTTATTTTTGAGGATTGCCGCATCCCGGCCGAAAACCGATTGGGCAACGACGGCGATGGCTTTTTAATCGCCATGACGGGCCTCGATGGCGGCCGTATTGGGATTGCGGCCCAATCGGTGGGCGTGGCCCAGGCGGCCTTTGACGCCGCCGTTCAGTATGCCCAGGAAAGGGAACAGTTTGGCCAGGCCATATCCAAATTCCAGGGGCTGCGCTGGATGATTGCCGATATGGCGACGGAAATCGAAGCGGCCCGGCTGATGACCTTTGCGGCTGCCGAAATGAAAGATCGCGGGGAAAATTACACGGCCCAGGCCTCAATGGCCAAGCTGTTTGCTTCCGAAATGGTCAACCGCACCACCGCCAAAGCCCTGCAAATGCACGGTGGCTACGGTTTTACCAAAGAATATCCGGTCGAGCGCTTTTACCGCGATGCCCGCGTATTCACCATCTATGAAGGCACTTCCGAAATTCAGCGGGTGGTGATTTCCAATCATGTGCTTAAAGACAAGCGCAAACCTTAA
- a CDS encoding acetyl-CoA C-acetyltransferase, which translates to MNEAVIVSAVRTPLGNFNGSLANIGATRLGAMVIQEAINRAGIQKNDVDEAIMGMVLPCGYGQNPAKQAAVKAELPWETECFTINKVCGSGLKSVMLAAQAIQTGDADIVVAGGMENMSMAPYFLEKARFGYRMGTGKLQDHMVHDGLWDIVNDFHMGISNDLCSEKYDVSREDQDRYAAESYRRTLEAISSGKFKDEIMPVAIPQRKGDPVLFEQDECPRETNYEILAKMSPAFQKNGWATAGNASIISDGAAAVVVMSREKANELGCDVMATIGAQASAGLEMKYVLVAPILAIPKVLKKEGISQDAIDLFEVNEAFSGSTVAVLKELNLDAAKVNVNGGSVALGHPIGASGCRVLVTLLYEMIKQNKKTGLATLCLGGGEAVAMIVKR; encoded by the coding sequence ATGAATGAGGCAGTCATAGTTAGTGCCGTGCGGACCCCGTTGGGCAATTTTAACGGCTCCCTGGCCAATATCGGTGCCACTCGGTTGGGGGCCATGGTAATTCAAGAAGCCATCAACAGGGCCGGCATTCAGAAAAATGACGTCGATGAAGCTATTATGGGGATGGTGCTGCCCTGCGGCTATGGGCAGAATCCAGCCAAGCAGGCTGCCGTCAAGGCGGAATTGCCCTGGGAAACCGAGTGTTTCACCATCAACAAAGTTTGCGGCTCGGGGCTAAAATCTGTCATGCTGGCCGCCCAGGCCATTCAGACCGGTGACGCGGATATCGTTGTGGCCGGGGGCATGGAAAATATGAGTATGGCCCCCTATTTTCTGGAAAAAGCCCGCTTTGGTTATCGCATGGGCACCGGGAAGCTGCAGGACCATATGGTGCACGACGGTTTATGGGATATCGTCAATGATTTTCATATGGGCATTTCTAATGATCTGTGTTCGGAAAAATATGATGTCAGCCGAGAAGATCAGGATCGTTATGCCGCTGAATCGTATCGCCGAACTTTAGAAGCCATCAGCTCCGGAAAATTTAAAGACGAGATCATGCCGGTGGCGATTCCCCAGCGCAAGGGGGACCCGGTGCTGTTCGAACAGGATGAATGCCCGCGGGAGACGAATTATGAAATTCTGGCCAAGATGTCGCCGGCCTTTCAAAAAAACGGCTGGGCCACCGCCGGTAATGCCTCCATCATCAGTGACGGCGCTGCCGCCGTGGTCGTGATGTCCCGGGAAAAAGCCAATGAATTGGGCTGCGACGTTATGGCCACCATCGGCGCCCAGGCATCTGCCGGGCTGGAAATGAAGTATGTTCTGGTGGCGCCTATTTTGGCCATCCCCAAGGTCTTGAAAAAAGAAGGCATATCCCAGGACGCGATTGATTTGTTCGAAGTTAATGAAGCTTTCAGTGGATCCACGGTGGCCGTTTTAAAAGAACTCAATCTGGATGCGGCAAAGGTCAATGTCAATGGCGGTAGTGTGGCCCTGGGCCATCCCATTGGTGCCAGCGGCTGCCGGGTCCTGGTCACCCTTTTGTATGAAATGATCAAACAGAATAAAAAAACCGGTCTGGCCACCTTGTGCTTAGGAGGCGGTGAAGCCGTAGCGATGATTGTCAAAAGGTAA
- a CDS encoding XRE family transcriptional regulator has protein sequence MPRRKVKKRIPIGQKIKKARTGKKMKLEQLANETGFSTDYLKEIEAGKSIPPVGALLQISRALEIDSGALLKEPESKLESRIKAHTKRTKNYAYTTLTPGAENKHLKAFLVTVEPKQDHKGVGYHHEGEEFVYVLTGKIEVIVGEHVNVLSNGDSLHFNSGIRHKMTNVSEESAELLVVIYSP, from the coding sequence ATGCCGCGAAGAAAGGTTAAAAAACGCATCCCTATCGGCCAAAAAATCAAAAAGGCCCGCACAGGGAAAAAAATGAAGCTTGAGCAGCTGGCAAATGAAACCGGCTTTTCCACCGATTACCTGAAAGAAATTGAAGCTGGCAAGTCCATTCCCCCGGTGGGCGCCCTGCTGCAAATTTCCAGAGCACTGGAAATCGACTCAGGAGCTCTGCTCAAAGAGCCGGAGTCAAAGCTTGAAAGTCGCATCAAGGCACACACCAAGCGAACCAAAAATTACGCTTACACGACGCTGACACCCGGAGCTGAAAATAAACACCTGAAGGCGTTTTTGGTCACCGTTGAACCCAAACAAGACCATAAGGGCGTCGGTTACCATCACGAAGGTGAAGAGTTTGTCTATGTCCTGACGGGTAAAATCGAGGTTATTGTGGGAGAGCACGTCAACGTATTGAGTAATGGCGATTCGCTGCATTTCAACTCCGGTATTCGTCACAAGATGACAAACGTCAGCGAAGAGTCGGCTGAGTTGTTGGTTGTAATTTATTCACCTTAA
- a CDS encoding enoyl-CoA hydratase, whose protein sequence is MSENVLAVEREENIVTLTLNRPEVMNSLNFPLLHALKDQIDALRFQRDVRVVIITAAGEKAFCAGADLKERATLPPEKVREYIFTIRNLFTSIEELNKPVIAAVNGIALGGGTELSLACDIRIAATNATMGLTETRLAIIPGAGGTQRLPRLVGRGKAKELIFTGQRISAEEALKIGLVNKVCDQKDLLDECKKMAAMICEAGPVAIEQAKYAINRGLETDIHTGLAIESNAYWVCIPTKDRLEGLAAFKEKRKPNYIGE, encoded by the coding sequence ATGAGTGAAAATGTTTTAGCGGTTGAACGGGAAGAGAATATCGTTACATTGACCTTAAACCGCCCGGAGGTCATGAATTCATTAAATTTTCCGTTGCTGCATGCGTTGAAAGATCAGATCGATGCGTTGCGGTTTCAGCGGGATGTGCGTGTGGTGATTATTACCGCAGCCGGTGAGAAGGCCTTTTGTGCGGGTGCTGATCTTAAAGAGCGGGCCACATTGCCGCCGGAGAAGGTAAGGGAATATATTTTCACCATCCGCAATCTGTTCACTTCCATTGAGGAGCTCAACAAGCCGGTGATTGCGGCTGTCAACGGTATCGCGCTGGGTGGCGGGACCGAGCTGTCTTTGGCCTGTGATATCCGCATTGCCGCCACCAATGCCACCATGGGTTTGACAGAAACGCGGTTGGCGATCATTCCTGGTGCTGGTGGTACCCAGCGACTGCCACGGCTGGTGGGTCGTGGTAAAGCCAAGGAGCTCATTTTTACTGGACAGCGCATCAGCGCCGAGGAAGCGCTCAAGATCGGTCTGGTCAACAAAGTCTGTGATCAGAAAGACTTGCTCGACGAATGCAAGAAAATGGCTGCCATGATCTGTGAAGCCGGGCCGGTGGCCATCGAACAGGCCAAGTACGCCATCAATCGCGGGTTGGAAACCGACATCCACACCGGTCTTGCCATTGAATCCAATGCCTACTGGGTCTGCATCCCGACCAAGGATCGACTCGAAGGGCTGGCGGCGTTTAAAGAAAAACGCAAACCAAACTACATAGGCGAATAA